In Desulfomonilaceae bacterium, the DNA window TTGGGAGAAACATCCGCTCCTTTTCCTACCAGAAGTTTTACGGTTTTTAGCTCACCTTTATTGGCTGCTACCATCATTGCCGTAAATCCTTCCTGTTGCGTGGCGTTGACATCCGCCCCGTTAGCAAGAAGTAACTTAACCACCTCGTAATGTTTGTAATCATCCCCAGCAGCGGCTATCATCAGCGCCGTCCAACCATCCAGTTTACGGGCAGCGTTGACATCCGCATGTTTATCTAAAAGTGTCTTCGCCACGTTAATGTGACCTTTGTGAGCGGCTACCATAAGCGCCGTACTGTCTGTGGCGTCTTCTATTGCGTTTACGTCTGCGCCTTCAGTCAAAAGACTTTTAACTACGTCCGAGCGGCCTTGGGTAACAGCTTCTATTAAGTCCTGATTCTTATCTCCCGCCTCAACGATACTCACGCCAGCGGTATACATAGAGAGTAATCCGATCATCACAGTTGAAATGAAAAGTGTGGTGACATTAGTCTTGAGCATTCGCATCACAGTATTCCTTCCATATAACCAGGATTCTTAATGAGAGCGCGGGAAAATCATTCCAAAGGTCGTTAGAATATTCACATTGCTACGAACGGTATTCCCTTTATTTTTTATAACATATTACTGACTAAATGATTCCTCCTTCCATGGCAAAAACTTCATTAAATATAGGTATTAGTCCCCTGAATAAGTCACAATCTATTTTTTGACGGTCGAACCCATATTTTTATTTGACTTTACCTGACACCTTTAGGTAAATTAAAAATTGGGTTATGTGTACCTCTTCCTCAATCCTATTCAATCTAGTTTTGTAGAACAGGTATGTCGTTGACATCTAAGTCTTTATTTGAATTCTAAACCATTTATTTTCTATTGAGTTTGATTAATTCAAAGGGAGTGGTCTGATGGATAGGAGGGTGTTCATTTTTATAACGATACCATTACTTGTATTAACCTTTCTAGTTGCGCCGAATGTGGTTCCGGTCACTCACATCAAGTCATTGTCAGATGACGTCGCAAGCGTTAAACCTCAAAAGGAACACAGGGATCTTGAAAAAGATTTGAGTGACGATAGACCCATTCCTGAGTGGCTTTCATCGGTCCTCAACTGGCTTCCGCCTGAGAATCATGATGATAGAATAGCCACGATCGAAAAGGAAGACCAGAAAGAAGAAATCGAGGAAAGTTTCACAAGCCCCCAAAAACTCGAATTTTCT includes these proteins:
- a CDS encoding ankyrin repeat domain-containing protein yields the protein MRMLKTNVTTLFISTVMIGLLSMYTAGVSIVEAGDKNQDLIEAVTQGRSDVVKSLLTEGADVNAIEDATDSTALMVAAHKGHINVAKTLLDKHADVNAARKLDGWTALMIAAAGDDYKHYEVVKLLLANGADVNATQQEGFTAMMVAANKGELKTVKLLVGKGADVSPKGPDGRTALFMAVNSGNLELVKFLLSQGMDVNLRDTHGETPLTVAAEEGDPKVVKLLLDKGANINALQNDGHTVLMAAIRAGHSDSVKLLLARGADVNAKAQDGATPLIWANRWNRPAIVKILKAHGAKE